GGCTTTGCCCCTCATGTTCGCCACCTGCACCGACAGCACTTCGACCTTCTTGTCCTTGGAGCTGAACAAAAACTCGATCGCAGCCTTGATCTCCGTTTTGGTTGCGTCCGGCAGCACGCGTATTACGACTTGCCCGTGCTTGTCCCCCAGGCGCGTGCTTTTTTCGGAAACCTGCGGCGCGAGGATAATTCGCATCAACCGTTCCCGGTTGAGAGCGCTCATGTCAGCAGCTCCTCGATTTTTTGTACCGCGCCTTTGGTCATCAGTACGTTGTGGAAGCGAATCAGGCTCACGGGGTCGGTTTGGCCGGGCTTGATCACGCATATATTTGGCAAGTTGCGCGATGACAAGTAGAGATTCTCATCCAAGTTGTCGGTAATGATCATCACGTTTTCAAACCCCATGCTTTTTAATTTCTGCACCAGGAGCTTGGTCTTTGGCGCCTGCACGCTGAAATCCTCGACGACCGAAAGGCGGCCTTCGCGCGCCAGCTGCGACAAAATCGAGCACATTCCGGCGCGGTACATTTTTTTATTTACTTTCTGGCTGAAATTTTCGTCGGGCAGATTGGGAAAAATCTTGCCGCCCCCGCGCCATAGCGGGCTGGATGCCATTCCGGCGCGTGCACGACCCGTGCCCTTCTGGCGCCATGGCTTGCGCGTCGACTTGGCAACGTCGCTGCGCCCTTTCTGCGCGCGCGTCCCGGCTCTGGCATTGGCGAGGTAAGCGGTCACCACCTGATGCACCAGTGCCTCGTTAAATTCGCGCCCGAACAGGACGTCAGAAGCCTCGATGGTGGACGGCTTGCCTTTTTCTTTGATCAGCTTAAGTTCCATTATCTTCCCGCTTTCACTGCCGGCCGCACGATCACGTCGCCGCCGTTGGCTCCAGGCAGCGCGCCCTTGACCAGCAACAGCTGACGTTCGGCATCAATTCGCAGTACTTCCAGATTGAGCGCGGTGCGCTTCACATTGCCCAATTGTCCAGGCATGCGCTTTCCCGGAAAAACGCGTCCCGGGTCCTGCGCCTGGCCTGTCGATCCCGGTTTATTGTGGGAAACCGAGTTGCCGTGGCTTGCGCGGTTTGATTTGAAATGATGCCGCTTAATCACTCCGGCAAAACCCTTACCCTTGCTGGTACCGCTGACGTCGACTTTCTGTCCGACTTTGAAAATATCCACGCCGATGGCCGCGCCCACCTTCAGGTTGGCAAGTTCTTCCTGGGCAACTCTGAATTCCCTGAGGCCGCCGCCTGCTTCCACCGCCGCTTTGGCAAAATGTCCAGCCGCGG
This genomic window from Burkholderiales bacterium contains:
- the rplW gene encoding 50S ribosomal protein L23, yielding MSALNRERLMRIILAPQVSEKSTRLGDKHGQVVIRVLPDATKTEIKAAIEFLFSSKDKKVEVLSVQVANMRGKAKRFGSYTGRRNNWKKAYVCLKPGHDINFAAAENK
- the rplD gene encoding 50S ribosomal protein L4 — protein: MELKLIKEKGKPSTIEASDVLFGREFNEALVHQVVTAYLANARAGTRAQKGRSDVAKSTRKPWRQKGTGRARAGMASSPLWRGGGKIFPNLPDENFSQKVNKKMYRAGMCSILSQLAREGRLSVVEDFSVQAPKTKLLVQKLKSMGFENVMIITDNLDENLYLSSRNLPNICVIKPGQTDPVSLIRFHNVLMTKGAVQKIEELLT
- the rplC gene encoding 50S ribosomal protein L3, translating into MSLGLVGRKIGMTRIFTDDGETLPVTVLDVSNNRVTQIKTPETDGYAAVQVTYGKRRAVRVNKPAAGHFAKAAVEAGGGLREFRVAQEELANLKVGAAIGVDIFKVGQKVDVSGTSKGKGFAGVIKRHHFKSNRASHGNSVSHNKPGSTGQAQDPGRVFPGKRMPGQLGNVKRTALNLEVLRIDAERQLLLVKGALPGANGGDVIVRPAVKAGR